A portion of the Deinococcus peraridilitoris DSM 19664 genome contains these proteins:
- a CDS encoding Ig-like domain-containing protein — protein MKHYAWLALPVSVALLTGCGSTPPAPGKIDSLSSPPMLELQSQAKGSGSLSFKNTGGSALTYSTTVTFPKGTPAWLNVTKGASATVQPNASQTVEFSAVCPNVSITSTYTATIALTVGSGSSAVSKTATATLKCVAVPVIETPDTEKPVVTVTAPQNVSVSHVTITGNATDNLGVMRVTYSLNEAAETDLDVQAGTSVALDFSVENLLQGLNTIKVRAYDAAGLVSDVRTLAVSYTPAESPDMVAPELHQASAVFQKHGEGYRLQVTGVASDNMTQASSLKIEYALDGENYSLVAEPTWTDSGFSLYVTNLDLTQYANDAEGHVSVRILDEAGLASGAISAAFLVDTTAPTASLNPVDWTKQSNITITGNVGEANFKSASWTFGNRTGELLKSDVAADGSFSVPLMGIPEGTTTFTLTVTDQAGNQSATPATVEVKADFTAPEAGTVQASPEVVIVPGTVTLSLTPTDAGSGVSSVVFKGNGKTLPATLANGTWTATDSFDAPTSTSYTATVTDSAGNTSQAAAASVTARKPVAPSVIGLVVAIQKGNSSNAGVKATISHEAPSVKITLTYTQKPGGKHPSFTSVIDTAFTGTDFSATIKNVEVGGTVQLKVEDGVNEPVLSETVTVTN, from the coding sequence ATGAAACACTACGCTTGGCTGGCCCTTCCCGTTTCCGTCGCCCTGCTGACTGGCTGTGGCAGCACCCCCCCCGCTCCTGGAAAAATTGACAGTCTTTCGAGCCCACCGATGCTCGAACTGCAATCCCAGGCCAAGGGCTCGGGCTCCCTGAGTTTCAAGAACACTGGCGGCAGCGCGCTGACCTACAGCACAACCGTGACCTTCCCCAAAGGAACCCCGGCCTGGCTCAACGTCACCAAGGGTGCGAGCGCGACCGTGCAGCCCAATGCTTCTCAGACCGTCGAGTTCAGCGCCGTCTGCCCGAACGTCTCCATCACCTCCACCTACACCGCCACGATTGCCCTGACGGTCGGCAGTGGCAGCAGCGCCGTCTCCAAAACCGCGACCGCCACGCTCAAATGCGTAGCGGTACCCGTCATCGAGACTCCTGATACCGAGAAACCCGTCGTGACTGTCACGGCGCCGCAAAACGTCAGCGTATCGCACGTCACCATCACCGGTAACGCCACCGACAACCTCGGCGTCATGCGCGTGACATACAGCCTCAATGAAGCCGCCGAAACAGACCTCGACGTCCAGGCAGGCACCAGTGTCGCCCTTGATTTCAGTGTTGAGAACCTGCTGCAGGGCCTCAATACCATCAAGGTCAGAGCCTACGACGCCGCCGGGCTGGTTTCCGACGTGCGCACGCTTGCAGTCTCCTACACGCCCGCCGAATCGCCGGATATGGTTGCACCTGAACTGCACCAGGCCAGCGCCGTATTCCAGAAACATGGCGAAGGATACCGCCTGCAGGTGACCGGGGTGGCGAGCGACAACATGACCCAAGCGAGCAGTCTCAAGATCGAGTATGCCCTTGACGGCGAAAATTACTCGCTCGTGGCCGAGCCCACCTGGACCGACAGTGGATTCTCGCTCTACGTCACCAACCTGGACCTGACCCAATACGCCAATGACGCTGAAGGTCACGTCAGCGTGCGCATCCTGGATGAAGCTGGTCTTGCCTCAGGCGCCATCAGCGCTGCTTTTCTGGTCGACACGACCGCACCGACGGCCAGCCTGAATCCGGTCGACTGGACGAAGCAATCCAACATCACCATCACCGGCAATGTCGGTGAAGCGAACTTCAAGAGCGCCAGCTGGACCTTTGGCAACCGCACCGGTGAACTCCTCAAGAGTGATGTCGCCGCAGACGGCAGCTTCAGCGTTCCACTCATGGGCATCCCCGAAGGAACGACGACCTTCACCCTCACGGTGACCGATCAGGCAGGCAACCAGAGCGCCACGCCGGCCACGGTGGAAGTCAAGGCCGACTTCACGGCGCCAGAAGCCGGCACCGTTCAAGCCTCTCCTGAAGTGGTCATCGTTCCTGGCACCGTGACACTCTCGCTCACCCCCACCGATGCCGGGTCCGGCGTCAGCTCCGTCGTCTTCAAGGGAAATGGCAAGACGCTCCCCGCAACCCTGGCAAACGGCACCTGGACTGCCACGGACTCGTTCGATGCTCCGACGTCGACCTCTTACACGGCCACGGTCACGGACAGCGCAGGCAATACCTCCCAGGCCGCCGCAGCCTCGGTTACCGCCAGAAAACCCGTTGCGCCAAGCGTGATCGGCCTGGTCGTCGCCATCCAGAAGGGCAACAGCAGCAACGCGGGCGTCAAGGCGACCATCTCCCACGAAGCGCCCAGCGTAAAGATTACGCTGACGTACACCCAGAAACCAGGCGGCAAACATCCCAGTTTCACCAGCGTCATCGACACGGCCTTCACCGGGACCGACTTCAGCGCCACCATCAAGAATGTCGAGGTGGGCGGCACGGTCCAGCTGAAAGTCGAAGACGGCGTCAACGAACCTGTCTTGTCGGAAACGGTCACGGTCACCAACTAG
- the pnp gene encoding polyribonucleotide nucleotidyltransferase, which translates to MTLSTARKYTTTLGGRELSIETGKVAKLVSGAVTLRYGETVLLVTAQASERPSTLDFLPLTVEFEERHYAVGKIPGSFHRREGRPGERAILSARITDRQIRPLFPKGYRQETQVIITVQSADQQNAPDVLGALGASAALSVSDIPWKGPTACVRVGRVDGAYIINPTGEQLERSEMDLVVAGTRDAVMMVEAGASEADEELLVGAIEFAHAEMQGVLSLIEQMRAEVGKEKFEPVLPSDAASELVPELALAAREAGLREALLTPKKKDRSVALKGLRDGLIARHVPDAEAEGASEKAALLKSAWEKVEKAELRRLILEEDLRADGRDGRTIRPIWIEAPYLPRAHGSALFTRGETQVLGTTTLGTERDEILIDDLTEETGDKFLLHYNFPPYSTGEVKRMGGQSRREIGHAYLAKRAIRAVLPPFEQFPYVIRVVGDVLESNGSSSMATVCAGSLSLMDAGVPLRSAVAGVAMGLVMEEGRYRILTDILGLEDALGDMDFKVCGTAQGVTALQMDIKIGGITPQIMREALAQAREARLFILGKMTEALPAPRSEMSLYAPRILTTKINPEKIGSVIGPGGKNIRELEAMGAQITVDEDGTIRIFSSDADAAQRVLERIQNTTRQAKVGEEFEGTVVKTAAFGAFINLFPGQDGMLHISQMSEERVNAVEDVMNVGDKVMVKIVGIDDRGKIDLIRPELEGKIAPRAPREGGRDRGPRPDRDRR; encoded by the coding sequence GTGACCCTTTCCACGGCACGCAAATACACCACCACGCTGGGCGGGCGCGAACTCAGCATTGAAACCGGCAAGGTTGCCAAGCTGGTCTCGGGCGCCGTCACCCTGCGGTACGGCGAGACGGTGCTGCTGGTCACGGCCCAGGCGAGCGAGCGACCCTCGACCCTCGATTTTTTGCCGCTGACCGTGGAATTCGAGGAGCGGCACTACGCGGTCGGCAAGATTCCCGGCTCGTTTCACCGCCGTGAAGGGCGTCCGGGAGAGCGGGCCATTCTGAGCGCGCGCATCACCGACCGCCAGATTCGCCCGCTGTTTCCCAAGGGATACCGCCAGGAAACCCAGGTGATCATCACGGTGCAGTCGGCCGACCAGCAAAACGCGCCGGACGTCCTGGGCGCGCTGGGTGCCTCAGCGGCGCTGTCGGTCAGTGATATTCCCTGGAAAGGCCCCACTGCCTGCGTACGCGTCGGTCGCGTGGATGGCGCGTACATCATCAATCCCACAGGGGAGCAGCTGGAGCGCTCCGAGATGGACCTGGTCGTCGCCGGCACGCGTGACGCGGTCATGATGGTCGAGGCCGGGGCAAGTGAAGCGGACGAGGAACTGCTCGTCGGCGCCATCGAGTTCGCGCACGCCGAGATGCAAGGCGTACTGAGCCTGATCGAGCAGATGCGCGCAGAGGTCGGCAAGGAAAAATTCGAGCCGGTGCTGCCCAGTGACGCGGCCTCGGAACTGGTTCCCGAGCTGGCCCTCGCGGCCCGTGAAGCCGGTCTCCGCGAGGCCCTGCTGACCCCGAAGAAAAAGGACCGCAGCGTGGCGCTCAAGGGACTGCGTGACGGGCTGATCGCCCGGCACGTTCCCGATGCCGAAGCCGAAGGAGCAAGTGAAAAAGCCGCGCTGCTCAAATCGGCCTGGGAAAAAGTCGAGAAGGCCGAGCTGCGCCGCCTGATTCTCGAAGAAGATTTGCGCGCCGACGGACGCGACGGCCGGACCATCCGTCCGATCTGGATCGAGGCGCCCTACCTGCCCCGTGCGCACGGCAGCGCGCTCTTCACGCGTGGCGAAACGCAGGTGCTGGGCACCACCACGCTGGGCACCGAACGCGATGAGATTCTGATCGACGACCTGACCGAGGAGACGGGTGACAAGTTCCTGCTGCACTACAACTTCCCGCCTTACTCGACCGGGGAAGTCAAGCGCATGGGCGGGCAGTCGCGCCGCGAGATCGGGCACGCCTACCTGGCCAAGCGCGCCATTCGCGCGGTGCTGCCTCCTTTCGAGCAGTTTCCGTACGTAATTCGCGTGGTCGGTGACGTGCTGGAGTCCAACGGGTCGAGCTCGATGGCGACCGTTTGCGCGGGCAGTTTGAGCCTGATGGACGCGGGCGTGCCGCTGCGCTCGGCAGTCGCGGGCGTGGCGATGGGCCTCGTGATGGAAGAGGGCCGCTACCGCATTCTCACCGACATCCTCGGGCTTGAAGACGCGTTGGGCGACATGGACTTCAAGGTCTGCGGCACCGCGCAGGGCGTCACCGCGCTGCAGATGGACATCAAGATCGGCGGGATCACCCCGCAGATCATGCGTGAGGCGCTTGCCCAGGCGCGCGAGGCCAGGCTCTTCATTCTCGGCAAGATGACCGAAGCGCTGCCCGCGCCGCGCAGCGAGATGAGTTTGTATGCGCCGCGCATTCTGACCACCAAGATCAATCCCGAGAAGATCGGCTCGGTCATCGGGCCGGGTGGCAAGAACATCCGCGAACTCGAAGCCATGGGCGCGCAGATCACCGTGGACGAGGACGGCACCATCCGGATCTTCAGCAGCGACGCCGACGCCGCACAGCGCGTGCTGGAACGCATTCAGAACACCACCCGTCAGGCCAAGGTCGGTGAGGAATTCGAGGGAACGGTTGTCAAGACGGCCGCCTTTGGGGCCTTTATCAACCTCTTCCCCGGTCAGGACGGCATGCTGCACATCTCGCAGATGAGCGAGGAGCGCGTCAATGCCGTCGAAGACGTCATGAACGTCGGCGACAAGGTGATGGTCAAGATCGTCGGTATCGACGACCGGGGCAAGATTGACCTGATCCGCCCGGAACTGGAGGGCAAGATCGCTCCGCGCGCCCCGCGTGAGGGCGGACGCGACCGGGGCCCCCGACCCGACCGCGACCGCCGCTGA
- the pfkB gene encoding 1-phosphofructokinase, whose translation MTPDWQLSPALPARQVSQEKPGMIHTITLSPTLDLTYLVPDFRTDDTRRAQTVFRGAGGKGINVSRVAARLGCPTVALGFLGGTTGLEVGALLEAERVRTWFVPVAHNTRTNPIIQDPSGAQIRVSAPGPAVEPHDAERLYENLFSLRRPSWLLVSGSKPPGVPADFFARVIRRARQEDIPIVVDADGDELQRGVEAGADLIKPNQYELERLVGRELPSREAVLSAGREVLARGVRAVAVSLGAAGALLIRADGAWQAVPPRVTTQSAVGSGDSMVAGLCAKLGEGLDPASALRYGVACGTATAMTPGTELCQRSDVEQILQNVALTQLD comes from the coding sequence ATGACACCCGACTGGCAGTTATCACCCGCCCTGCCCGCCCGGCAGGTGTCACAGGAGAAGCCTGGCATGATTCACACCATCACCCTCAGCCCGACCCTCGACCTCACGTATCTCGTTCCCGACTTCCGGACCGACGACACGCGCCGCGCCCAAACGGTCTTTCGTGGTGCGGGCGGCAAGGGAATCAACGTGTCACGCGTTGCGGCCCGCCTGGGGTGCCCCACCGTCGCGCTGGGTTTCCTGGGTGGCACCACCGGCCTGGAGGTGGGCGCCCTGCTGGAAGCCGAGCGGGTGCGCACCTGGTTCGTGCCAGTCGCGCACAACACCCGCACCAACCCCATCATTCAGGACCCCTCCGGCGCCCAGATCCGCGTGAGCGCGCCCGGACCGGCAGTGGAGCCACATGACGCCGAACGACTCTACGAGAACCTCTTCTCGCTGCGTCGCCCGTCGTGGCTGCTCGTTTCGGGGTCCAAACCGCCTGGTGTTCCGGCAGACTTTTTCGCGCGGGTGATCCGGCGTGCCAGGCAGGAAGACATCCCCATCGTCGTCGACGCTGACGGCGATGAGCTCCAGCGCGGCGTCGAGGCGGGTGCGGACCTGATCAAGCCCAATCAGTATGAACTCGAACGTCTGGTCGGACGTGAACTCCCCTCGCGGGAAGCGGTGCTGAGCGCTGGCCGTGAAGTGCTCGCACGCGGTGTGAGAGCAGTCGCAGTCAGCCTTGGTGCCGCTGGCGCGCTGCTGATTCGGGCAGACGGAGCGTGGCAGGCCGTACCTCCACGCGTCACCACACAATCGGCGGTGGGATCGGGTGACTCGATGGTCGCCGGTCTGTGCGCCAAGCTGGGCGAAGGTCTCGATCCGGCGAGCGCCCTGCGCTATGGGGTGGCCTGCGGAACTGCGACGGCCATGACCCCAGGCACCGAACTCTGCCAGCGCAGTGATGTGGAACAGATCCTGCAGAACGTGGCGCTGACGCAGCTTGACTGA
- a CDS encoding PRC-barrel domain-containing protein: MLSSQNMIGSLVVRPNGELLGVVTDLVVEYQARRVLALRVDICRAGSCEADFPLDEMVVVPFEAVYDLQPKFVVITNRDDLVCMSKLPLVQATCAQSLTLGQAPLYDQQGGVLGRLEGLRFDADSGELLAFEMNAQGAEPCGRVVLSAAQVQCVEGALTVSPALASLFAEVVAPGERRFPGGTALPLA; encoded by the coding sequence GTGCTGAGCAGCCAGAACATGATCGGAAGCCTTGTCGTTCGCCCCAACGGGGAGCTGCTTGGCGTCGTCACCGATCTGGTCGTGGAATACCAGGCGCGCCGGGTGCTGGCGTTGCGAGTCGACATCTGCCGCGCGGGGTCCTGTGAAGCTGATTTTCCCCTGGATGAAATGGTCGTGGTGCCCTTCGAGGCGGTGTATGACCTGCAGCCGAAGTTCGTGGTGATCACCAACCGCGACGATCTGGTCTGCATGTCCAAGCTGCCCCTTGTGCAGGCCACCTGCGCGCAATCACTCACCTTGGGGCAGGCGCCGCTGTACGATCAGCAGGGCGGCGTCCTGGGGCGGCTCGAAGGGCTGCGCTTCGACGCAGATAGTGGAGAGCTGCTGGCCTTCGAGATGAACGCGCAAGGCGCCGAGCCGTGCGGGCGGGTGGTTCTTTCCGCCGCACAAGTCCAGTGCGTCGAGGGCGCATTGACGGTTTCGCCCGCGTTGGCCTCATTGTTCGCCGAAGTCGTGGCGCCGGGCGAACGGCGCTTCCCCGGTGGCACAGCGCTCCCACTTGCCTGA